One window of Novipirellula aureliae genomic DNA carries:
- a CDS encoding CpaF family protein has protein sequence MRTSTPAAKPEANRQQKFEDVKRRIHSKLVDKLDLSRVGDLKGETLTREIRLVVEHLCDAEETLLNRQERDRIVDEVLDEVLGLGPLELILKDPKVSDILINGPKNIYVEKGGRMQKTDVEFRDGKHLLQIIDRIVSKVGRRVDETCPMVDARLEDGSRVNAIIPPLALDGAAVSIRRFGANPLKLEDLLNYRAFTPEMVMLLEGCIKARLNMIIAGGTGSGKTTLLNTLSSFISHDDRIVTIEDAAELQLQQDHVVRLETRPPNIEGTGAVSATDLVKNALRMRPERIIIGECRGGETLDMLQAMNTGHDGSLTTIHANTPRDAIARLETLVMMAGFDLPVKAIRQQVSGAVDVLIQANRLQGGPRRVTAITEVVGMEQDTIVLQDIYRYSQKGIDEEGKAYGHFECTGVRPSFMSKLEAAGVRLPSSAFRERVIMPA, from the coding sequence ATGCGAACATCGACACCAGCAGCAAAACCAGAAGCCAATCGTCAGCAAAAATTTGAGGACGTTAAACGTCGGATTCACAGCAAACTTGTCGATAAGCTCGACCTGTCGCGTGTTGGCGATTTGAAGGGCGAAACGCTAACGCGAGAAATCCGTCTCGTGGTCGAGCATCTTTGCGATGCCGAAGAAACACTTCTCAATCGTCAGGAGCGAGATCGGATCGTTGACGAAGTGCTTGACGAAGTTCTTGGCCTTGGTCCGTTGGAGTTGATTCTAAAGGATCCCAAGGTAAGCGACATTTTGATCAACGGTCCAAAGAACATCTACGTCGAAAAAGGCGGACGGATGCAGAAGACGGATGTTGAATTTCGCGATGGAAAACACTTGCTCCAAATCATTGACCGGATCGTTAGTAAGGTTGGTCGCCGAGTTGACGAAACGTGTCCGATGGTCGACGCACGCCTAGAGGATGGATCACGGGTCAATGCGATTATTCCACCACTAGCTCTCGATGGGGCGGCGGTGAGTATTCGGCGGTTCGGTGCCAACCCGTTGAAGCTCGAGGACCTGCTCAACTATCGAGCCTTTACGCCTGAGATGGTGATGCTGCTAGAGGGCTGCATCAAGGCTCGGCTCAATATGATTATCGCTGGTGGTACCGGTTCGGGAAAAACGACGCTGCTCAACACATTGTCTTCATTTATTAGCCATGACGACCGTATCGTGACGATCGAAGATGCGGCGGAATTGCAGTTGCAACAAGACCACGTTGTCCGCTTGGAGACGCGGCCGCCCAACATTGAAGGCACGGGTGCGGTTTCGGCAACCGATCTCGTCAAGAACGCGCTGCGTATGCGTCCTGAGCGAATCATTATCGGAGAATGCCGCGGTGGAGAAACGCTTGACATGTTGCAAGCGATGAACACGGGGCACGATGGTTCGTTGACGACCATTCACGCCAACACACCACGCGACGCAATCGCTCGTTTGGAGACACTCGTGATGATGGCTGGTTTCGATTTGCCGGTCAAAGCGATTCGTCAACAAGTATCGGGTGCCGTCGATGTCTTGATTCAAGCCAACCGTTTGCAAGGCGGTCCCCGTCGTGTCACCGCGATTACGGAAGTGGTTGGAATGGAACAGGACACGATCGTCCTGCAGGACATTTACCGTTATTCGCAAAAAGGCATTGATGAAGAAGGTAAGGCGTATGGGCACTTCGAATGTACCGGGGTCCGGCCTTCGTTTATGAGCAAGTTAGAAGCTGCAGGCGTTCGATTGCCTAGTAGCGCGTTCCGCGAACGTGTGATCATGCCTGCCTAA
- a CDS encoding BON domain-containing protein — translation MKKRAYPQRIDQKIATAASEILSRSSVSELRNLRVDESTSELTLSGSVGSFYHKQLAQESVRMIAGGLRVRNSVSVL, via the coding sequence ATGAAGAAACGAGCCTACCCGCAGCGAATCGACCAAAAGATTGCCACAGCCGCATCGGAAATCTTATCAAGAAGCTCTGTATCAGAACTGCGTAACCTGCGGGTTGACGAGAGCACCAGTGAATTAACGCTTAGCGGAAGCGTCGGAAGTTTCTATCACAAACAACTCGCTCAAGAAAGCGTTCGAATGATCGCTGGCGGACTTCGCGTCCGCAACAGCGTTAGTGTGCTGTAG
- the tsf gene encoding translation elongation factor Ts, translating to MSISAKDISNLRKATGAGIMDCKAALTESGGDLDGAMDYLRKKGQKVAAKRADRETSEGIVVAKVNDSGSEGILIGIGCETDFVAKNDDFIAFVNRIADVAFESDADSIEDVLALDFDGETVGEKLVSQTGVIGEKIQVIDFKRTKGENLASYIHAGSKIGVLLSYKDGGKGDEAASFFRLVSMHIAAMNPSILRPEEFDDEFVTKEAEALRAQIIAENETNERENLGKPQKNVPQYASRRQLTPEVMKQAEEAIKAELKAEGKPEKIWDKILPGKLERFVSDNTLLDQERCLLSQVYALDDTKTVEAAINDFSPDVEIVEFKRISVG from the coding sequence ATGTCTATCTCAGCAAAAGACATCAGTAATTTACGAAAAGCGACCGGCGCTGGCATCATGGATTGCAAAGCCGCATTGACCGAATCAGGCGGCGACCTTGATGGAGCAATGGACTACCTGCGGAAAAAGGGCCAAAAGGTTGCTGCAAAACGCGCCGACCGAGAAACCTCCGAAGGCATCGTTGTCGCCAAGGTCAACGATAGTGGAAGCGAAGGTATTCTGATTGGAATTGGCTGCGAGACCGATTTTGTCGCTAAGAATGATGACTTCATTGCCTTCGTCAATCGGATCGCGGACGTCGCGTTCGAGAGCGATGCAGACAGCATCGAGGACGTTTTAGCACTCGATTTCGATGGCGAAACCGTTGGTGAAAAACTGGTTTCTCAAACGGGCGTGATCGGCGAGAAAATTCAAGTCATCGACTTCAAGCGAACGAAGGGCGAAAACTTGGCGTCCTACATCCACGCAGGAAGTAAGATCGGTGTGTTGCTGTCCTACAAAGATGGCGGCAAGGGCGACGAAGCAGCTTCGTTCTTCCGTTTGGTGTCGATGCACATCGCAGCAATGAACCCGTCCATTCTTCGCCCCGAAGAATTCGACGATGAATTTGTAACCAAGGAAGCGGAAGCTTTGCGGGCTCAAATCATTGCGGAAAATGAGACCAATGAACGTGAAAATCTGGGTAAACCCCAAAAGAATGTTCCTCAGTACGCCAGTAGACGACAACTGACGCCCGAAGTGATGAAGCAAGCCGAGGAAGCAATCAAGGCCGAATTGAAAGCCGAAGGCAAACCTGAGAAAATTTGGGATAAGATCCTGCCTGGAAAGCTTGAACGGTTCGTGTCGGACAATACCCTCCTCGATCAAGAACGTTGCTTGCTAAGCCAAGTCTACGCCTTGGACGACACCAAGACGGTGGAAGCAGCAATCAACGACTTTAGTCCCGATGTCGAGATCGTCGAATTTAAGCGAATCTCGGTCGGCTAA
- the rpsB gene encoding 30S ribosomal protein S2 encodes MATNPSSPIVQEMIEAGVHFGHRTSLWNPKMAPYIFGRKSQIHIMDIRETLRGLLRAKKYLSQVASGGSLILFVGTKRQAGEAMEEQSLRCGMPFVSERWLGGTLTNFRTIRSRLTRLEELEGMKTSGEWDNYSKKMQSALNREYRKMYRNLNGLRSMNRLPECLFIVDPGKERNAVREAKRLGITTVALIDTDSDPSLIDLPIPGNDDGIRSIELILKQLADAVIAGKGQAAIASGKEAEPQPEAAAAAAPAEAVAAASAEAAPSEG; translated from the coding sequence ATGGCAACCAATCCCTCGAGTCCAATTGTTCAAGAAATGATCGAAGCGGGCGTCCATTTCGGGCACCGCACCAGTTTGTGGAATCCAAAGATGGCTCCGTACATCTTTGGCCGCAAAAGCCAGATTCATATTATGGATATCCGCGAAACGCTCCGCGGACTCCTGCGAGCGAAGAAATACCTTAGCCAAGTCGCATCGGGCGGCAGCTTGATCTTGTTCGTTGGCACCAAACGCCAAGCGGGTGAAGCGATGGAAGAACAATCGCTTCGCTGTGGAATGCCTTTCGTCAGTGAACGTTGGCTAGGCGGGACATTGACAAACTTCCGTACCATTCGCAGTCGCTTGACTCGTCTCGAAGAACTCGAGGGCATGAAAACCAGCGGTGAATGGGACAACTACAGCAAAAAGATGCAGTCCGCTTTGAATCGCGAGTACCGCAAAATGTACCGAAACCTGAATGGTCTTCGCAGCATGAATCGGTTGCCGGAGTGCTTGTTCATCGTCGATCCTGGTAAGGAACGCAATGCGGTTCGGGAAGCCAAACGGCTCGGTATTACAACGGTTGCTTTGATCGATACCGATAGCGATCCATCATTGATCGATTTGCCGATTCCAGGTAACGATGACGGGATCCGAAGTATCGAGTTGATCTTGAAGCAACTTGCCGATGCGGTCATCGCAGGCAAGGGGCAAGCCGCAATCGCGTCCGGCAAAGAAGCGGAGCCACAGCCCGAAGCGGCTGCTGCAGCAGCTCCTGCCGAAGCGGTCGCAGCCGCCAGTGCCGAAGCGGCACCAAGTGAAGGTTAA
- a CDS encoding ankyrin repeat domain-containing protein produces the protein MTKKPAAKTFFDGRDRELGEAIEAGDVERIRQSAAGLELSQPRRHDMTFLFFAMVHEQEPAVKELIRLGADPAIAVSGLGSPLGTAIRSDDDRWLRVLLEAGVNANTKDASEEPLVFGSVEAPNIKTLSRLHQAGANLDARDALDATAMYAALKRRKFEHVEYLIKSGADVHFSTVNGVTMGNAIERQLGRAKPDTPLAKDLLKIKRLLESRGFLFPADPIEVVREKRKLAGKRVVE, from the coding sequence ATGACAAAAAAACCAGCCGCGAAGACTTTTTTTGATGGGCGCGATCGCGAACTAGGCGAAGCGATCGAAGCAGGCGATGTTGAGCGAATCCGGCAATCTGCTGCGGGGCTTGAATTGAGTCAACCGCGTCGGCACGACATGACGTTTCTGTTCTTCGCGATGGTTCACGAGCAAGAACCGGCTGTCAAAGAATTGATTCGACTAGGGGCCGATCCGGCCATCGCTGTCTCAGGACTCGGCTCACCGCTCGGAACCGCTATACGTAGTGACGATGACCGCTGGCTTCGCGTGCTACTCGAAGCGGGGGTCAACGCAAATACGAAAGACGCATCGGAGGAACCGCTTGTGTTTGGATCGGTCGAGGCACCGAACATCAAAACGCTCAGTCGGCTGCATCAAGCGGGGGCCAATCTCGATGCTCGCGATGCTCTCGATGCGACGGCGATGTATGCTGCGTTGAAGAGACGGAAATTCGAACATGTTGAGTATCTCATCAAATCAGGAGCCGACGTCCACTTCTCGACCGTCAATGGTGTGACAATGGGCAATGCGATCGAACGGCAGCTTGGTAGAGCCAAACCCGACACGCCATTGGCGAAGGATCTTCTTAAAATCAAACGTTTGCTTGAAAGTCGTGGCTTCCTCTTCCCGGCCGACCCGATCGAAGTGGTCCGCGAAAAGCGAAAGCTGGCCGGAAAACGAGTCGTTGAGTAG
- a CDS encoding FHA domain-containing protein yields MALRVTIRVDGGLQDGQRRAIRPGDRLLVGRSLLCDWPFEHDQRMSSNHFEIVMDTYRCLIRDMQSANGLNVGGVIVEEAVLSDGDVIQAGSTRLLCEVEGASSVAVPPLTQKVEQASPMVPAASGKRLAVPITPMPPESPAVSNAFSPTRTVAGVHPGVTYTVTKTEAETWIYRGAVTSKPSLIAAGLCHLYRSILIVEPKAIEQEKRDTVPLEQFLFDYMEEPPRRMTAPICLTGDEVVDRMSLVDEAFGKNEIVLVLAKPADEKAIESIRESTGVYLRPKACLPQLTETTADMAASLLKELVGVFVETDEGKGWAIVTQNDLQESLASLGWKQRNG; encoded by the coding sequence ATGGCATTAAGAGTTACCATTCGAGTCGACGGAGGCTTGCAGGATGGCCAGCGTCGAGCGATTCGGCCTGGTGATCGTTTGCTGGTCGGTCGCTCGCTCCTTTGTGATTGGCCGTTCGAGCATGATCAAAGGATGTCGAGCAATCACTTTGAAATTGTCATGGACACTTATCGCTGTCTGATCCGTGATATGCAAAGCGCTAATGGGCTGAACGTTGGCGGGGTGATTGTTGAGGAAGCCGTGTTGTCCGATGGCGATGTGATCCAAGCGGGCTCAACAAGATTGCTTTGTGAAGTAGAGGGTGCTTCGTCGGTGGCAGTTCCGCCCCTAACCCAGAAGGTCGAGCAGGCGTCCCCTATGGTACCCGCGGCTTCAGGGAAGCGTTTGGCTGTTCCGATAACGCCAATGCCACCGGAATCGCCAGCGGTGTCAAACGCGTTCTCCCCCACCCGGACGGTGGCCGGCGTCCATCCGGGCGTGACCTATACCGTAACCAAGACCGAGGCCGAAACTTGGATTTATCGTGGAGCGGTCACCTCAAAACCAAGTTTGATCGCAGCAGGTTTGTGCCATCTTTATCGCAGTATCTTGATCGTCGAACCTAAAGCGATCGAACAAGAAAAACGTGATACGGTGCCGCTCGAGCAATTCCTGTTCGACTACATGGAAGAACCTCCACGCCGCATGACGGCTCCGATTTGCTTGACTGGGGACGAGGTGGTTGATCGGATGTCGCTGGTCGATGAAGCATTTGGGAAGAACGAAATCGTTTTGGTTTTGGCAAAGCCAGCGGATGAAAAGGCCATTGAATCGATTCGAGAATCGACAGGCGTCTACCTTCGTCCCAAAGCGTGTTTGCCTCAATTGACCGAAACGACCGCCGATATGGCTGCTTCCCTATTGAAGGAATTGGTAGGCGTGTTCGTCGAAACCGATGAGGGAAAGGGGTGGGCAATCGTTACACAAAACGACTTACAGGAAAGTTTGGCATCATTGGGATGGAAGCAACGAAACGGATGA
- a CDS encoding type VI secretion system Vgr family protein: protein MAKLQKNRQLQISTPLGEDQVFLTGFSGSEEMSRLFHYQLDLISENTKIKAEEMVGKAVCWNVLTGDGSKRYWHGYVNQLARGDVDVKGLRNYRIEVVPWLWFLTQTSDCKIFQEMEIPKIIDEVLGDFGFADYKPDFQLQHKEWEYCVQYRETDFNFLSRLMEQEGIYYYFKHSQNSHQMVITDHKHGVYDLPESKVDYPPNISQIAVDDHLDSWERRFEYVPGKYSQRDYNFKTPSNHLETEQQTAINLPNISDYEVYDYPGEYPEKGDGDVETRIRQESEETRHELISSSSTCRSFGTGGKFKVGVHRDSAEEGAEVVITSIHHIAHEAMAYETSSGGAPPFDYQNSFSCIPADKEFRPARTTPKPTISGIQTAIVTGPEGEEIYPDEFGRVKCQFHWDRYGQYDDKSSCWIRVSQGHAGAGFGVNYLPRIDEEVVVSFLEGDPDRPLITGRVYHANNKPHYPLPDHKTRMTIRTNSSKGGEGFNELTFEDLKNEERLYMQAEKNMDTRVKNDSKERIYGNRHQIIGWEKDGEKGGSQKEMVYQDKHLNVKKDQIEKIEGNYEICVGNGDADEGGNHHVVIEKQRTESIGEGNDRTVAKDERIKIGGSLSENIGKDRQTKVGMKQAIEAGQEIHLKAGMKVIIEAGAQLSLVGPGGFVDIGPAGVTIQGMMVKINSGGAAGSGSGCSPEDPEEANEADPSEPAQAWVPDH from the coding sequence ATGGCCAAGCTACAAAAAAATCGCCAATTGCAAATCAGTACGCCGCTCGGCGAAGACCAGGTGTTTTTGACAGGGTTTTCGGGAAGCGAGGAGATGAGTCGATTGTTTCACTATCAATTGGATTTGATCAGTGAAAACACGAAGATCAAAGCGGAGGAAATGGTTGGCAAAGCCGTCTGCTGGAACGTTCTAACTGGCGATGGTAGCAAACGGTATTGGCATGGTTACGTCAACCAGCTGGCACGCGGCGACGTGGACGTCAAGGGCCTACGGAACTACCGAATCGAAGTCGTTCCCTGGTTGTGGTTCTTGACCCAAACGAGCGACTGCAAAATTTTCCAAGAAATGGAAATCCCGAAAATTATCGATGAGGTGCTAGGAGATTTTGGCTTTGCGGATTACAAGCCTGATTTCCAACTGCAGCACAAGGAATGGGAATACTGCGTCCAATACCGCGAGACAGACTTCAACTTTCTTTCGCGATTGATGGAGCAAGAAGGGATCTACTACTATTTCAAGCACAGCCAAAACTCGCACCAAATGGTCATCACCGATCATAAGCACGGTGTTTACGATCTGCCCGAATCGAAGGTTGATTATCCACCCAATATCTCGCAAATCGCCGTCGATGATCATCTCGATAGTTGGGAACGGCGTTTCGAATACGTGCCAGGTAAATACTCGCAGCGAGACTACAACTTCAAAACGCCATCGAATCACCTCGAAACGGAACAACAAACGGCGATCAATTTGCCCAACATTAGCGACTACGAGGTCTACGACTATCCCGGTGAGTACCCTGAGAAGGGAGATGGCGATGTGGAAACGCGAATCCGGCAAGAATCGGAAGAGACACGCCACGAATTGATCTCATCATCAAGCACATGTCGATCGTTTGGGACGGGCGGAAAGTTCAAGGTTGGCGTCCATCGCGATTCGGCCGAAGAGGGAGCCGAAGTTGTGATCACATCGATCCATCATATCGCACACGAAGCGATGGCCTACGAAACAAGTTCAGGTGGCGCACCACCATTCGATTACCAGAACAGTTTTTCGTGTATTCCGGCCGATAAAGAATTTCGGCCGGCACGAACGACTCCCAAGCCGACGATTAGCGGAATCCAAACGGCGATTGTCACAGGGCCCGAAGGCGAAGAGATTTATCCTGATGAGTTTGGGAGGGTCAAATGCCAATTTCACTGGGATCGCTACGGACAATACGATGACAAGAGCAGTTGTTGGATTCGCGTTTCACAAGGGCATGCGGGGGCCGGGTTCGGAGTCAACTATCTGCCACGGATCGACGAAGAGGTAGTCGTTAGCTTCTTGGAAGGGGACCCCGACCGTCCTTTGATAACGGGTCGCGTCTACCATGCAAACAATAAACCTCATTATCCGTTGCCGGACCACAAAACGCGGATGACAATTCGCACGAATTCATCGAAAGGAGGAGAAGGGTTTAATGAGCTGACCTTCGAGGATTTGAAGAATGAAGAGCGGCTTTACATGCAGGCTGAAAAGAATATGGACACGCGAGTCAAAAATGATTCGAAAGAAAGGATCTACGGCAATCGTCACCAAATTATCGGCTGGGAAAAAGACGGTGAAAAAGGTGGCAGCCAGAAAGAGATGGTTTATCAAGATAAACATCTCAATGTGAAAAAAGATCAAATCGAGAAGATCGAAGGCAATTACGAGATATGCGTCGGCAATGGGGATGCTGACGAGGGTGGTAACCATCATGTTGTGATCGAAAAACAACGCACCGAATCGATTGGTGAGGGGAATGACCGTACCGTTGCAAAGGACGAGCGAATCAAGATCGGTGGAAGCTTGTCCGAAAATATCGGCAAAGATCGGCAAACCAAAGTCGGAATGAAACAAGCCATTGAAGCTGGGCAAGAGATCCACTTGAAAGCTGGGATGAAGGTCATCATCGAAGCTGGCGCACAGTTGTCTCTCGTCGGGCCAGGCGGCTTTGTCGACATCGGGCCAGCCGGTGTGACGATCCAAGGCATGATGGTCAAAATCAACTCCGGCGGTGCTGCTGGGAGTGGCAGTGGATGCAGTCCCGAAGATCCTGAAGAAGCGAATGAGGCGGATCCGAGTGAACCAGCACAAGCTTGGGTTCCCGATCATTAG
- a CDS encoding aspartate:alanine exchanger family transporter, whose amino-acid sequence MTPLLALLLIITLGLALGKVSFRGISVGTSSILFVALLAGHLGIVIPEGLGTLGLALFVYCIGIAAGPTFFRGLASNARIMATLGAVMVLTGIVVTWLCAKLFDLPADIAAGLMAGAMTSTPALGAASESVVKPDNVAVAFGVAYPFGIATIVLFVQLMMKRVAVSTIGSETESPPEPRLDDDRKIQRHVVEIANPGVAGKRPSEVAVSSDLSCQISRVFLDQRWRPTPSDYVFSLGDRVMLVGQQEEGRRGAETLGVLCDIQDVVLDTDRERKEVVVTSQEIFGHTLKELRLRSRFGVTVTRIRRIDQEFVPSAHTRIEFGDTLSLVGEPGDLLRLQKVAGHRPRTLNETDLLSLAFGLTVGILVGQMAILWGGVSVSLGTAGGPLCVGLVLGHFRRIGFVAGSFPPAAQILMTEGGLALFLADAGIHAGADVWSILQQQGPVLCVAATAIAVLPLAVGYLMASYCFGLTRLESLGATCGGMTSTPGLAALTSSTDSSEPVTSYIAAYPVALVLITIAAPLLIKLL is encoded by the coding sequence TTGACTCCCTTGCTCGCTCTCCTTCTGATCATCACTCTCGGGCTCGCCCTCGGCAAAGTCTCGTTCCGTGGAATTTCGGTCGGCACATCCTCGATCCTATTCGTCGCCTTGCTTGCTGGACATCTGGGGATCGTGATCCCCGAAGGCCTTGGGACGTTGGGTTTAGCCTTGTTCGTCTACTGCATCGGCATCGCAGCGGGACCGACTTTTTTTCGTGGACTCGCATCGAATGCGCGGATCATGGCGACGCTCGGTGCGGTCATGGTTTTGACGGGCATTGTCGTCACATGGCTGTGCGCGAAGCTGTTCGATTTGCCCGCTGATATCGCTGCAGGACTGATGGCAGGAGCGATGACCAGTACACCAGCTCTCGGTGCGGCGAGTGAATCGGTTGTCAAGCCGGACAATGTCGCCGTTGCTTTTGGCGTTGCCTATCCATTCGGAATCGCAACGATCGTGTTGTTTGTTCAATTGATGATGAAACGAGTTGCCGTGTCTACGATCGGTTCGGAAACCGAATCTCCCCCTGAACCGCGGCTCGACGATGACCGAAAAATCCAGCGGCATGTTGTCGAAATTGCGAATCCAGGGGTCGCTGGCAAACGCCCCAGTGAAGTGGCCGTATCCTCGGATCTGTCCTGCCAAATTTCGCGAGTGTTCTTAGATCAGCGTTGGCGACCCACTCCGTCTGACTACGTCTTCTCACTCGGCGACCGCGTGATGCTGGTCGGACAGCAGGAAGAAGGTAGACGCGGGGCGGAAACGCTTGGAGTCCTTTGCGATATCCAAGACGTTGTGCTCGATACCGATCGCGAACGCAAGGAAGTCGTCGTCACTTCGCAGGAGATCTTTGGCCATACGCTAAAAGAACTTCGCTTGCGTTCGCGGTTTGGAGTCACCGTGACTCGCATCCGCAGAATTGACCAAGAGTTCGTCCCATCCGCTCACACGCGAATTGAGTTTGGTGACACCCTCTCCTTGGTCGGCGAACCTGGGGATCTACTCAGGCTCCAAAAAGTCGCAGGACATCGACCACGGACACTCAACGAGACCGACCTGCTTTCGCTTGCGTTTGGCCTGACCGTCGGCATCCTTGTCGGGCAAATGGCAATTCTGTGGGGAGGTGTTTCGGTATCGCTCGGCACTGCAGGAGGTCCTTTGTGCGTCGGTCTCGTGCTGGGCCATTTTCGCCGAATTGGATTCGTTGCGGGCTCCTTTCCACCTGCGGCTCAGATCTTGATGACCGAGGGTGGACTTGCACTGTTCTTGGCCGACGCGGGCATCCATGCCGGAGCCGACGTCTGGTCAATCTTGCAACAACAGGGGCCTGTACTTTGTGTCGCGGCAACCGCAATCGCTGTCCTGCCATTGGCAGTTGGCTACCTGATGGCGAGCTATTGCTTTGGATTGACGCGGCTAGAGTCGCTCGGTGCAACGTGTGGCGGGATGACTTCAACACCTGGACTAGCTGCATTGACCAGTTCTACCGATTCGAGTGAACCGGTTACCAGCTATATCGCCGCCTATCCCGTCGCACTTGTCCTGATCACGATCGCCGCTCCGTTGTTGATCAAGTTGCTATAG
- a CDS encoding GreA/GreB family elongation factor produces the protein MSRSKTVITTEDLRRLKVLLASEFAQAIGRKEYLTRLEQKLCDAKVVCSTEVLPNVVTMNSTFRLRELRTDDVHTYTLVYPEEACIAEGKLSVLTPLGSEILGHCSDEEIVCRVLDREDRRRIEAVSFQPERMGAMNM, from the coding sequence ATGTCACGCAGTAAAACCGTTATCACCACTGAAGATCTCCGACGCCTGAAGGTTCTGCTCGCCAGTGAGTTTGCTCAAGCAATCGGCCGCAAAGAATATTTAACGCGACTAGAACAAAAGCTATGTGACGCCAAGGTCGTTTGCTCAACCGAAGTTCTACCTAACGTCGTCACGATGAACTCCACCTTTCGACTTCGCGAGCTGCGGACGGACGACGTGCATACCTACACACTGGTTTACCCCGAGGAAGCGTGTATCGCAGAAGGGAAGTTGTCGGTTTTGACTCCACTCGGTAGCGAAATCTTAGGGCATTGTTCTGATGAGGAAATTGTTTGCCGAGTCCTCGATCGCGAAGATCGTCGCCGCATCGAAGCGGTTTCGTTTCAGCCCGAACGAATGGGTGCAATGAACATGTAG
- a CDS encoding sigma-54-dependent transcriptional regulator — protein MNQRPARILIADDEPLYRRTTGQLLCEAGYECECVEDADKAINALQSKPFDLILSDLNMPGNLKLELLHEGRRNWSHVPLIVITGVPSIPSAIESVRLGITDYLLKPVKYEDLISSVRRALSSPLRSACQTDLDHVSASELSDRYPELIGQSEPMQELLKIVDRVAQSDTSVLITGESGTGKEVVARAIHTHSRRAANNFQVIDCTAIPESLFESVLFGHAKGSFTGAVKDQDGLLVQCDHGTAFFDELGELPAGSQAKLLRAIQEQTFTPVGKSTPVHVDTRFICATNRDLEAEVAAGRFRADLFYRLGVIHIPMPPLRGRGDDVVLLANHLLRQVQSAEKPKDRFSAEALDCLKRYSWPGNIRELRNAIERSVVLAESSVIEATDLPPSVQKPNSKDAAATHDLADASREEALDQAEQAYLKLLLKKHDGNVSQSAQQAGLSRQAMHSLLKKHRLDADDYR, from the coding sequence ATGAACCAACGCCCCGCACGAATCTTGATCGCCGACGACGAGCCGCTTTACCGACGGACAACAGGGCAATTGCTGTGCGAAGCGGGGTATGAATGCGAGTGTGTTGAAGACGCGGACAAGGCGATCAACGCACTCCAATCAAAGCCGTTTGATTTGATCCTCTCTGACCTGAATATGCCCGGCAACTTGAAGCTCGAACTGCTTCACGAAGGAAGGCGAAATTGGTCTCACGTGCCGCTGATTGTGATCACCGGCGTTCCGTCGATTCCGTCTGCAATCGAAAGTGTTCGGCTGGGAATTACCGACTATTTGCTAAAACCCGTCAAATATGAAGACTTAATCTCCAGTGTTCGACGCGCGCTGTCCTCGCCGCTGCGTTCGGCTTGCCAGACCGATCTCGATCATGTCTCTGCGTCTGAGCTATCGGATCGCTATCCTGAACTGATCGGGCAGTCCGAGCCGATGCAGGAACTGTTGAAGATAGTCGATCGTGTGGCTCAATCGGACACCAGTGTTTTGATCACTGGCGAAAGTGGAACGGGGAAGGAGGTTGTTGCTCGGGCGATTCATACGCACAGTCGTCGTGCGGCTAACAACTTCCAGGTCATCGATTGTACCGCGATTCCTGAGTCGTTGTTCGAGTCGGTGTTGTTCGGGCATGCGAAAGGCTCATTCACGGGCGCCGTGAAAGACCAAGATGGGCTGTTAGTTCAATGTGATCATGGGACTGCATTTTTTGACGAACTTGGTGAATTGCCCGCTGGATCTCAGGCGAAGCTGCTTCGTGCGATTCAAGAGCAGACGTTTACGCCGGTTGGAAAGAGCACGCCAGTGCATGTCGATACACGATTCATTTGTGCGACCAACCGTGATTTGGAAGCCGAGGTGGCGGCCGGGCGTTTCCGTGCAGACTTGTTTTACCGTTTGGGGGTGATCCACATTCCAATGCCGCCGTTGAGGGGCCGTGGAGATGACGTTGTGTTGCTGGCGAATCATCTTCTCCGTCAGGTCCAATCGGCAGAGAAACCGAAAGACAGGTTTTCAGCCGAAGCATTGGATTGCCTCAAGCGTTATTCGTGGCCGGGAAACATTCGGGAGCTTCGCAATGCGATTGAGCGGTCGGTGGTGTTGGCCGAATCGTCGGTGATCGAGGCGACCGATCTGCCGCCCAGCGTGCAGAAACCGAATTCGAAGGATGCGGCTGCTACGCACGATTTGGCAGATGCGTCGCGAGAAGAAGCTTTGGATCAGGCCGAGCAGGCCTACTTGAAACTATTGTTGAAAAAGCACGATGGCAATGTGTCCCAGTCGGCGCAACAAGCTGGCTTATCACGGCAGGCTATGCACAGCCTGCTGAAGAAGCATCGCCTTGATGCAGACGATTATCGGTAG